From a region of the Candidatus Caccoplasma merdavium genome:
- a CDS encoding dihydrofolate reductase yields MTNLSLIAAVAANGAIGKDNDLLCHLPNDLKHFKALTLGHTVVMGRRTFESLPAGPLPRRRNVVLSSRPGQLPDTVSAYASLPEALASAADEEELFIIGGATLYKAAIDDARQLYITEIHHDFPDADTFFPAIDPAVWEEVEREDFPADDRHAYPYSFVTYRRR; encoded by the coding sequence ATGACGAATCTCTCACTCATAGCCGCCGTGGCTGCCAATGGAGCCATAGGCAAAGACAATGACTTGTTGTGTCATCTGCCCAATGACTTGAAACATTTCAAGGCGTTGACGCTCGGACATACCGTCGTCATGGGGCGTCGCACCTTCGAGTCGCTCCCGGCCGGACCCCTGCCGCGTCGCCGCAATGTGGTGCTCTCGTCGCGTCCCGGGCAGTTGCCCGATACGGTCTCGGCCTATGCTTCGTTGCCCGAGGCGTTGGCGTCGGCCGCCGATGAAGAGGAGCTTTTCATTATCGGCGGAGCGACTCTATACAAGGCTGCCATCGACGATGCCCGGCAGCTCTACATCACCGAGATACACCACGATTTTCCCGATGCTGATACCTTTTTCCCCGCGATAGACCCCGCTGTGTGGGAAGAGGTGGAGCGGGAGGATTTCCCGGCCGACGACCGTCACGCCTATCCCTATTCTTTTGTGACCTACCGGCGTCGTTGA
- a CDS encoding thymidylate synthase, whose product MKQYLALLQRVLDEGVKKSDRTGTGTISVFGHQMRFNLEEGFPLLTTKKLHLKSIIHELLWFLKGDTNVKYLQDNGVRIWNEWADANGDLGHIYGYQWRSWPDYKGGHIDQIAEAVETIKHNPDSRRIIVSSWNVADLDNMNLPPCHAFFQFYVANGRLSLQLYQRSADIFLGVPFNIASYALLLQMMAQVTGLKAGDFVHTLGDAHIYTNHLEQVHLQLTREPRALPQMILNPEVKSIFDFKYEDFTLVGYDPHPHIKGVVSV is encoded by the coding sequence ATGAAACAATATCTCGCTCTCCTGCAACGCGTTCTCGACGAAGGGGTGAAGAAGTCCGACCGTACGGGCACCGGCACCATCAGTGTGTTTGGGCACCAGATGCGCTTCAACCTCGAAGAGGGTTTCCCTCTCTTGACGACAAAAAAACTGCACCTCAAATCGATTATCCATGAGTTGCTTTGGTTTCTCAAAGGTGATACCAACGTCAAATATCTGCAAGACAACGGAGTGCGCATCTGGAACGAATGGGCCGATGCCAACGGCGACCTCGGTCACATCTATGGTTACCAGTGGCGTTCGTGGCCCGATTACAAGGGCGGCCACATCGACCAGATAGCCGAGGCGGTGGAGACCATCAAACACAATCCCGACTCGCGCCGCATCATCGTCAGCTCTTGGAACGTGGCCGACCTCGACAACATGAATCTCCCGCCCTGCCATGCCTTCTTCCAGTTCTATGTGGCCAACGGGCGTCTCAGCCTGCAACTCTACCAGCGTAGTGCCGACATTTTCCTCGGGGTGCCCTTCAACATCGCTTCATATGCCTTGTTGCTGCAAATGATGGCACAGGTGACGGGACTCAAAGCCGGCGATTTCGTCCATACGTTGGGCGACGCGCACATCTACACCAATCATCTCGAACAGGTGCATCTGCAACTCACCCGCGAGCCCCGGGCTTTGCCGCAGATGATATTGAATCCCGAGGTGAAATCGATTTTCGATTTCAAATACGAAGACTTCACCCTCGTCGGGTATGACCCGCACCCGCATATCAAAGGTGTCGTCTCGGTTTAA